The Nitrospiraceae bacterium genome includes a window with the following:
- a CDS encoding GAF domain-containing sensor histidine kinase: MRPEQKLPAEKAALQERRRAPRRTVDLRVTNGSRELETAFLISQALSRYNTLEDLLAQTLDTALEAINAESGSILIADAASQQLVNYRSVGEKPVPPGSAVPWNHGIAGAVFKSAQHAIIVDAEKDPSLPERIDKSTGSVIKNLVIVPLKRWQGEPIGVIEILNKRDRQLDEDDVAVLTMISSLATPAIEEARLLEAKKLAEVAQLAGDMSHDIKNLLMPVLCGAELLKDELDELFEKWSVRKTPQTEKSRKLCHEVLTMVEEDVRRISDRVRELADCVKGMTSPPRFALCQVANVVSAVFKTLDLMAKKKGVTLRSQNLDGLPAIEADEQRLYNAFYNLVNNAISEVSAGGSVTILGEAAQTADVLDISVIDTGRGMPPEIRDSLFTARAISRKSGGTGLGTKIVKDVIDAHKGHINVESTVGVGTTFRLILPIRQVKAVQSPSNV; the protein is encoded by the coding sequence GTGCGTCCTGAGCAGAAACTGCCTGCGGAAAAGGCAGCACTTCAAGAGCGGCGTCGCGCTCCGCGACGAACGGTCGACCTTCGCGTTACCAACGGAAGTCGAGAATTAGAGACAGCGTTCCTCATCTCTCAGGCGCTTTCACGATACAACACGCTGGAAGATTTGCTTGCACAGACCCTGGACACCGCCTTGGAGGCCATCAATGCCGAAAGCGGGTCCATTCTGATCGCGGACGCCGCATCGCAACAACTCGTCAATTATCGTTCTGTCGGCGAGAAGCCTGTTCCACCTGGATCAGCCGTTCCATGGAATCACGGGATTGCAGGTGCCGTCTTCAAGTCGGCTCAGCACGCCATTATCGTGGATGCTGAGAAAGACCCTTCGCTGCCGGAAAGAATTGATAAATCCACGGGGTCCGTGATCAAGAATTTGGTTATCGTGCCGCTAAAACGGTGGCAAGGCGAGCCGATTGGGGTGATTGAAATCCTCAATAAGCGCGATCGTCAACTCGATGAAGACGACGTTGCTGTCCTCACAATGATTTCTTCGCTTGCTACGCCCGCAATCGAGGAAGCGAGGTTACTTGAAGCCAAGAAACTCGCGGAGGTGGCTCAATTGGCTGGTGACATGAGCCACGATATCAAGAACTTGCTCATGCCGGTCCTGTGCGGAGCGGAGTTGCTGAAAGACGAACTCGATGAATTGTTCGAAAAGTGGTCCGTTCGGAAAACGCCTCAGACGGAGAAAAGCCGGAAACTGTGCCACGAGGTCCTCACGATGGTCGAAGAGGACGTTCGACGAATCTCGGATCGGGTCCGAGAGCTTGCGGACTGCGTAAAGGGCATGACCTCGCCGCCCAGGTTTGCGCTGTGTCAGGTCGCGAATGTGGTGAGCGCGGTTTTCAAGACATTGGATCTGATGGCTAAAAAAAAGGGGGTGACACTCAGGAGCCAGAATCTCGATGGGTTGCCCGCTATTGAGGCAGACGAACAGCGGCTTTACAACGCCTTCTACAACCTCGTCAACAATGCCATATCAGAAGTTTCCGCCGGCGGCTCAGTCACCATTCTCGGAGAGGCGGCGCAGACAGCCGACGTGCTCGACATATCTGTCATTGATACTGGGCGTGGCATGCCTCCGGAAATCCGTGACAGCCTCTTCACCGCTCGTGCCATCAGCCGAAAATCTGGCGGAACAGGGCTTGGGACCAAGATCGTCAAAGACGTCATTGATGCCCATAAAGGTCACATCAATGTCGAGAGCACTGTTGGTGTGGGTACGACTTTCCGTCTCATTTTGCCGATCAGACAGGTGAAGGCCGTACAATCTCCCAGCAACGTGTGA
- a CDS encoding response regulator has translation MGLGRILVVDDEAHIRTTVKMVLTKAGYDVVEAEDGEKGIQAIRSDDNALMVDMILCDMQMPKIDGVGAIAHFRAQFPSVPVVVMTGHPDIQAATKLMKQGIKDYLVKPIEKEKLLAVVEDAVKQHVLFKDNFHA, from the coding sequence ATGGGACTGGGCAGAATACTTGTTGTGGATGATGAGGCGCATATCAGAACGACCGTCAAAATGGTCTTGACCAAAGCGGGATATGACGTGGTCGAGGCAGAGGACGGGGAAAAAGGCATTCAGGCGATCAGGTCAGATGATAACGCGCTCATGGTAGACATGATTCTCTGCGATATGCAGATGCCAAAGATCGACGGGGTCGGGGCGATTGCCCATTTTCGAGCGCAATTTCCTTCCGTCCCTGTCGTCGTTATGACCGGCCACCCAGATATCCAAGCCGCCACGAAACTCATGAAGCAAGGTATCAAGGATTATCTGGTTAAACCCATTGAGAAGGAAAAGCTGCTGGCAGTCGTCGAAGATGCGGTTAAACAACATGTCCTGTTCAAGGACAACTTCCACGCCTAA